TTCAGGGCAAAGTGGCCGGTGTGGCCATCACCTCGAGCGGTGGCGCGCCCGGCGCGGGCAACACCATCCGCATCCGCGGCAACTCGTCGCTCAACGCCAACAGCGACCCGCTGTATGTAATTGACGGCGTGCCCGTTGACAAGGCCACCATCAGTGGCACTTCCAACCCGCTTTCGCTCATTAACCCCAGCGACATCGAAACCTTCACCGTGCTGAAGGATGCTTCGGCCACGGCCATCTACGGCAACCGGGCCGCGGGCGGCGTTATCCTCATCACCACCAAGCGGGGCCTGCAAGGCGACAAGCTGCGCGTGGAGCTGAACTCGCAGGTGGGCGTGTCAACGGTGGCCAAGCGCTACGAAACGCTGTCAACCGACGAGTTCCGCCGCCTGATTCAGGCCAACGGCTCGGCTTCGCAGATTGCCTCGCTGGGCTCGGCCAACACCGACTGGCAGAAAGAGATTTTCCGCACCGCCGCCACCTACGACAACACCGTGAGCCTGATTGGCAACGTGGCCAAGGTGCCCTTCCGCGTGTCGTACGGCAACCTCTACCAGGAAGGCATCGTCATCACCAACAGCCTGAAGCGTAACTCGGGCTCGGTAAGCCTGACCCCCACCCTGCTCGACAACCACCTGCGCATCGACCTGAACGCCAAAGGCTCCATCGTCGACAACCGCTTCGTTGACTATGGCACCGTGGCCGGCGCCGCGCTCTACGACCCCACCCAGCCGGTGCGGTCGACCGAAGCCCGCTTTGCGCGATACGGTGGCTACAACCAGTTCACCAACTCGGTGGGCCAGCCGCTGGGCAACGCTCCCGGCAACCCGGTGGCCGCCCTCCAAAACTCGAACAACACCAGCACGGCCAAGCGCTTCATCGGCAACGTGCAGCTGGACTACAAAGTGCACGGCATCGACGGCCTGCGCGCCAACCTGAACCTAGGCATGGACGCTTCGCGCGGCCGCGGCAGCAACGTCATCCAACCCACCGACTTCGGCAACTACAACACCCTCACGGCCGACCCCAACCTGAACGGGCGCTACACGCAGTACTCGCAGGACAAGGACATGAAGCTGCTCGAAGCGTACCTGGCCTACGGCAAGCAGTTGGGCGGCACGAAGATTGACGTGCAGGTGGGCCACGCCTACCAGTCGTTTGTGGACCAGGGCCCCAACTTCCTGGATTACCGCTTCGACCGCAAAACCAAGGTAAACAAAACCGACACCCTGTTGCTGCCGGCTTATTACAACAAGTACGTGCTGCTTTCCTACTTCGGCCGCGCCACGGTGAACGTGCAGGACAAGTACCTGCTGACGGCCACCCTGCGCAACGACAACACGTCGCGCTTCCGCGAGGGCTACCGCAGCGGCTGGTTCCCGGCCCTGGGCCTGGCCTGGCGCGTGAAAAACGAAGCTTTCCTGAAGGACAACACGGTGATTTCGGAACTGAAGCTGCGCGCCGGCTACGGCCGCACCGGCCAGCAGGACGTGGGCGGTGCCTACGACACGCAGCCCCGCTACGTGGTGACCGGCTCGACGACTTCCTACCCGCTGGGCGGCAATCCGGGCGTGATTGTTCCTACGTATAGCGTACAGGGATACAACGCCACACTGACCTTCGAGAAAACCAACACCCTGAACGCCGGTCTGGACCTGGGCTTCTTCGACAACCGCTTCACGGCCACCGTGGACGTGTACGAGCGCAAAGCCACCGACCTGCTGGCGCTGGTGAACTTCTCGGCCGGTTCGAACTTTACCAACCAGTTGAACAAAAACATTGGCTCGATGACCAACCGGGGTATCGAACTTGGCTTAAATTACGACGTGTTGCGGGGCGAAAACCTGAACTGGAGCGTGAACCTGAACGGGGCGTACAATGTTAACAAAATCACCGCCTTGGACCAGCAGCCGGAGGGCATTTCGCCCTACAAAGTTGGTGGCATCGGGGTGGCACTGGCAACACCATTCAAATCAACGCTGTGGGACAGCCTTTCAACACCTTCTTTGTAGCGCAGCAGGTGTACGGCCCGGACGGCCGCCCGGTGGAAGGCCTTTATGTTGACCGCAATGGCGACGGCGTTATCAACGACCAGGACTACGTGTACTACAAGCGTCCGTACCCGCTCGTGACGCTGGGCTTCAGCTCCAATTTGACCTACAAGAAGCTGGCGCTGGCCTTCACGCTGCGCAGCAACCTCGGCAACTACGTGTATAACTCCAACGCTGCCAACTACGGCACTTACGCCAACGCCCAGGGTTCGACGAACTTCGTGAATAACCTGAGCCCCGACGTGCTGAACACGGGCTTCACCCGCCAGCAGGTGTTCTCGGATTACTACGTACAAAACGCTTCGTTCCTGCGCTGCGACAACATCTCGCTGGGCTACAACGTGGGCAAGGTGCTCGGCGCCTCCACGCTGCGCATCACCGGCAACGTGCAGAATGCGTTCGTGGTAACCAAATACAAGGGCCTGGACCCCGAAGTACTGAACGCGGCATCGCCCACCTCGGGCGCCACGTTTGGCATCGACTCTAACTTTTACCCGCGTGCCCGCACCTACACCCTGGGCCTTGCTCTCGGCTTTTAATTCCCACCGCATATGAAAAAATCATTATACCGGGGGCTGACGGCCCTCACCCTGAGCACCGCTCTGGCCGGCCTGAACACGTCCTGCACCAAGGACCTGGACCAGACGCCCAAGTATGAGCTCACGCCCGACAAAGTGTACGTGAGCCTGCCCGCCTACAAGCAGGTGCTGGCCAAGCTCTACGGCGGCTTCGCCCTGACCGGTCCTTCGGGCCCGGGCTCGGGCGACATCGTGGGCATTGACGCTGGTACGTCGGACTACATCCGCCAGTACTGGAGCGCGCAGGAGTTGACCACCGACGAGGCCGTGATTGCCTGGAATGACCCGGGCGTGCAGGAGTGGCACCGCATGAACTGGGATGCCACCGACCCCCTCACCCGCGGCCTCTACAACCGGATGTACTACGAAATTGCCATTTGCAACGAGTTCATCCGCGAAGCATCCGACGACAACCTCAGCAGCCGCTTGGGCAGCGGCGACCAGGGCGAAGCCAAGCGCTACCGCGCCGAGGCCCGCTTCCTGCGCGCCGTGGCTTACCTGCACGTTATCGACCTGTTCGGCAACGGTCCCTTTGTGACGGAGAAAGACGCCATCGGCGGCCCGCTGCCGAGCTACGCTACCCGCCAGCAGCTGTACAGCTACGTGGAAAGCGAGCTGCAGGCCCTGACCACCGAGCTGGCCCCGGCCCGCACCAACGAGTACGGCCGCGTAGACCAAGCTGCCGCTTATGGCATGCTGGCGCGTTTGTACCTGAACGCGGGCGTTTACACCGGTACCCCACAGTACGCCAAAGCCGCCGAGGCTGCCAAAAAAGTGGTGGACTCCGGCTTCAGCCTGAGCACGACTGCCTCCGGGCGCGTGTCGTCGGCTTACGGCCGCCTGTTCCTGGCCGACAACAACCTGGCCCCGGCCAAGGATGAAATCATCTGGCCCGTTATTTTCGACGTGAACAGCGTGCAGAGCTACGGTGGCACCACCTTCCTGGTGAACGGCGCCACTAGCGGCGCCGACGCCACCTGGCAGCGCCTGGTGGGCCAGTCCACCGGCTGGGGCGGCCTCCGCACCACCAGTGCCCTCGTCGACAAGTTCTTCCTGGCAGGTGGCGACACCGCCAAGGACCGTCGGGGTCGTTTCTACACCACCGGCCAGACGCTGGCCATCAACGACCTGAGCCAGTTCACCCAAGGCTTGGGCGTGCTGAAATTCCGCAACATCAACTCGGCCGGTGCTCCCCAGGGCGCTTCGCTCAACTTCTCGAGCGTGGACTTCCCGATGCTGCGCCTGGCCGACATGATGCTGATTTACGCCGAAGCCGCCACCCGCGGCAACGCCGACCGCAGCATTGCCCTCGGCTACGTGAACCAGCTGCGCCGCCGCGCTTTCGGCCTGCCGATTGCTACGCCCAGCGCCGTGGCCGACATCACCGATGCCCAGATGACCAGCGCCTTCATCCTCGATGAGCGCGCCCGTGAGCTGCACTGGGAAGGCACGCGCCGCTCCGACCTCATCCGCTACAACCAGTTTGTGGAAGGCACCTACCTGTGGCCCTGGAAGGGAGGCGTAGCCAACGGCCAGTCGGTGAATGCCAAATACAATTTGTTCCCGCTGCCGGCCTCGGACCTGGCGGCCAACCCCAACCTGAAGCAAAACACGGGCTACTAGCCTGCGCCTGGGAGAAGCCGCCCTGCGGCAGCTTCTCCCACGGGCTGCTTTCATTTCCTAACCGACGCGCACCGCTGCTCCCGGTGGCACGCCTTCGCAAACTGCGAAGCCCGATTCCGGAGTACGTACCGTTTCTGTTTTCTCTTTTAACATTCCCTATAACCATGAAAAATTGGCTTACCCAAGCAGCCGTCGGCTTGTTTGCCGTAGCTGCGCTGGCATCTTGCTCGAAGGACGAGAACAAGGTTACCGTGGCGCCTTCGGCAACGAGCACGCTCACGGCTTCCGCCAACTCGGCGGTGCTGACCCAGGCAAACGCGGCCCAGACGGCCATCACGTTTAACTGGACGCCGGTGACTTTCGCACTCAGTGGCACCGACTACAAAAAGGCCCCGGCGGTGACTTACGAACTGCAGGTGGCAAAGTCCGCCGACGGCTTCGGCTATCCGGGCATCATCAGCGTGACCGGTACAGGCACGTCGAAAGCCGTTACGGTTCAGGACCTGAATACGGCCCTTACTTTCCTAAACGTGACGCCTGGCGTGGCTACGCCGGTATTCGTGCGCTTGGCCGCTGGTGTAGGCACCGACCGCCACAGCTTCGTTTCGAACGCCGTGCCCCTTACGGTTACGGGCTATAAAGTGTGCCTGCCCCCGAACTCGGACGTGTGGTCCATCATCGGCCCCGCCGGTGTGGACTGGAACACCGACGTGCCGCTGGTGTACAACTGCGACACGAAAACCTATGACCTGACCCGCAACCTGAACGCCGGCGAGTTTAAGTTCCGCAAGAACAGCGACTGGGGCGTGAACTACGGCGGCAACTCGCCCACCGGCGGCGCGCTGGTAGCCAACGGCTCGAACATTGCCGTGGCCACGCCCGGTCTGTACACCATCAAGTTCAACCTGGCCACCCTGACTTATACCGTAACCCGCTAAACCGGATTACACGGCCGCGCTACCTGCCTCTGGCGGTAGCCAAACAACCAAAGAGGCAGCCCGCAAGGCTGCCTCTTTTTTGCCCTTGCCGGCCCACTTTCCGGGCTGCTTGCTACTTTCGCTACTTCTTCACCACTCCCTCCCGCATGATACTTATTGCCGACGGCGGTTCCACCAAATGCAGCTGGTGCCAGCTCGACGACGCGCACAACCGCGTTTACTTCAATACCGAAGGGTACAACCCCGACTTTATCGACACGGCCGGCATTGTGGCCTCGCTGAACCAGCATCTGCCCGATACGCTGCCGCGCGACCAAGTGCGCGACGTGTATTTCTACGGCGCCGGGGTGTCGTCGGCCCAAAAGGCCGAAGTCATTGCCGGGGCCCTGCGCCAGCTCTTCCCCAACACCAAGGCCCACGTGACCGAGGACCTGCTGGCCGCCGCCCGAGCGCTGCTGGGCCGCAAGCCCGGCTTTGCCGCCATCTTGGGCACGGGCACCAACTCCTGCCTCTACGACGGCGAAAAAATCACCTACAACGTGGATTCGCTGGGCTATTTCCTGGGCGATGAGGGGTCGGGGTCGTTTTTTGGCAAGCGGCTGCTGCGTGACTATTTGCGCGGCCTGCTGCCCGACGGCCTGCAGGAAGCCCTGAAAGAGGAGTACAAGCTGGGCACGCGCAACGAAATCCTTGACCGCCTCTACAACCAGCCGTTGCCCAACCGTTACCTGGCCAGCTTCGCCAAGTTTGCCTACGACCACAACAACGTGAGCTACTGCCGCGACATCGTGCTCGAAGGCTTCGAAACGTTCTTCCAAAACCTGGTGCTGCACTACCCGCGCTATCAGGAGTACAGCTTCAACTGCGTGGGCTCGGTGGGCTACAATTTCCGCGACGTACTGACGCAGGTGGCCAAAAACCACGGCATGGAAGTGGGCAAAATCATCCGCTCCCCTATCGATGACCTAGTGGCCTACCACGAAGAGGACTTATAGGCTGAGCTCCTGGGCAACTGCTATTGCCAATGAACCTACTGCAAACAAAAAGGCCGCTTCCAACTGGAAGCGGCCTTTTTGTTTGCATGAAAACGTTCTTAGTGCTGCACCACCAGTCGGATGGTCTGGCTGAGCTGCGGCGTGGTGAGGCGCACGAGATACACGCCCTCGGCCAGCCCTTGCACGGGCAGGCTCACGCTGTGCGGGCCGGCGGCTTGCGGCGCGGCCGTGCTCACGGTGCGCACGGTGGCGCCCAGCAGGTTTTGCACAGTCATCGTGACGGCGGCCGGCGTGGGCAGCTCGTACTGCAGCAGCGCGGTGCTGGCGGTGGGGTTGGGCGAAGCCGTGAGGCGTAGCACCGCGGCGGCCGCCTGCGTGCGCGTGGGCAGCAACGTGGCCTTTTTGATGCGGCGCGAGGTGTACACGGCGTAGGCGCCGGGCTGCAGCGTAATCAGGGCGTTGGGATTCGTGACGGTGATGCTGTCGCCGCTGAGGTAGTTATACCACTTACCGGTGGTCTGGAAGGCCGGGTCGATGGTGGTGGCGGTCACGTCGAAGTTGCCGATGATGGTCACCTTCGTGTTGGCGTCGCTCAGGTGAATGGACTTGGCCGCGCCGGCCAGCGACTGCGTGTAGGTGGTGGGGTTTTCAAACACCGGCTCCTTTTTCTTGAGCGCGATGAGGGCCCGGTACACCTCGTAGAGCTGGCGGCGGTTCGCGTTCTGGTAGTAGTTCCACAGGATGGGCTTGTTGCCCACGCGGCCGTTCTGGTCGATGCTGATGTCGTAGCCCAGCTCGCCAAACTGCCAAATCATCTTCGGGCCGGGCACGGTGAGGAAGAAGGCCGCGGCGGCTTCGGTGCGGGCCAGGGCGGTGTTCAGGTCGCGCACGTTGTGGGCGGGGTTGGCCTGGTTGCCATAGGTAATGTTCTTGAACATGAGCCGCTCTTCGTCGTGGCTTTCCATGTACGTCACCAGGTTCGGGCTGGCAAAGTTGCGGGTGCCGTAGTACCCGCCGCTGAAGTTCGAGGTGCTGACGTAACCCATCGTGGCTTCGTTGTAGTTGTAGTTCATGTTGCCCCACAGCATCATGCCGTAGTCGGCCAGAACCCGCTCTTCGGAGTTGTCGGCGAAGTGCTCCAGAATGCAGTACACGTTGCTGTCCACGACCTTCATGGCGTCGTAGTAGTCCTTCCAGATGTTGATGCGCGACTGGTCGTAAGCGCCCCAGGCCCCCACGTTGGTGGGGTTGTTCACCTGCGTGAAGCCCTTGCTCAGGTCGAAACGGTAGCCGTCGACGCGGTATTCCTGCAGCCAGAACGCCATCACCTGCTTCGAGAAGTACTTGGTAAACGCGCTTTCGTGGTTGAAGTCGTAGCCCACGTTGAAGGGGTGCGTGGGGTCCTGGTTGAACCACGGACTGTTGGCGGCGGGCTTGCCGGTGGCGTTGTCGAAATACATCTGCACCATCGGCGACTGGCCGAAGGAGTGGTTGAGCACCATGTCGAGCACCACGGCCATGCCGCGGCGGTGGCACTCGTCGATGAGGCGCTTCAGGTCATTTTTGGTGCCGTAGTACTTATCGGGCGCGAAGTAGAACGACGGGTTGTAGCCCCAGCTCTCGTTGCCCTCAAACTCATTGATGGGCATCAGCTCGATGGCGTTCACGCCCAGGCGGCTCAGGTAATTGAGCGTGTCGCGCAGGGTCTGGTAGTCGTGGCGGGCCACAAAATCGCGCAGGTGCAATTCATAAATCACCAAATCGGCGCGGCTGGGGCGCTGGTAATTGGTCGTCGTCCAAACGTACGGCGCCTGGTTGGTTTGCAGCACCGACACGTTCCCGGTGGTCGCGCCCGTGGGGTAGGGCTTCAGGTTGGGGTAGGTCACGCTTGGGATGAACCGGTCGTCGTTCGGGTTCAGGATTTTCTCGCAGTACGGGTCGGCCACGCGCAGTTCGCCATCTACCAAATACTGGTAGGCGTACTCCACGCCCGGCGTCAGGCCGTTGATTTGCACCCACCAGCGGTTGCCATCTGGCGTGCGGTTCATGAAGGCCGAGTTGGGCGTCTGCCAGTTGTTGAACTCGCCGATGGCGTACACAAACTGCTTGTTCGGCGCCGTCAGGTTCAGAATCACCGACGTGCCGCCGTTGAGGTAGGTAATGCCGTCCTTGGCACCGGCGGGCAGGGCCGCCGTCACCACCGTGGGGCGCACCACAAACACCAGCGAATCGACGGCCTGCGACGTGCCGCTCACCGCCGTAAAACGCACCACGCTGCGGCCCGTCTGAGAAATGGTAATGTTAGACGTCAGCGTGGTGGCGTTGGTTTGCTGAGCCACTTGGGTGCCGTTGAGGGTAAAAGCCAGGTTTGCCGAGGCCGAGGCGGCGCCGGTCACACTCACCTGCGTGTTCTGGTTCACAAACAGTGGGTTGCCGTTGGTACCCGGCGCGGGGCTGGTGATGCGGGCCGTGAGCGCCGCTTGGGCGGCATCCACAAAAATGTCGCCGCCGCCCGCCGCCCGGCCCACCACGGTGCCGTCGGCATTTTTGAAAATCATGCCCAGGCGCAGCAGGGTTTCGCCGGCCGGAATGGGGTAATAGGTGCGCGGCGTGAAGGTGATGCGGTAAATGTTGGGGTTGCTGGCGTCGCGCGTCATCAGCGCGGTGGGGTCGGCCTGGTTGAAGGTGGTGCTGTGCACGTTGCGCCAGTTGGTGTTGCTGGTGCTCAGGTTGGTCACGGTGCCGGTCCAGATGTAGACGTTGCCGGTGAAGTTGGCCAGCGCGCCGTTGCCCTGGGTAGCGTCGAAGGTGATGGTCACGGGCGTGGTGTCGGTGAAAAACACCGGCGACGTGGTGACCACCTGCGCCTGAGCCGTCCAGGCCAACAGGCTGCACAGCAGCATGGTAATGCGGGTAAATGTTTGCATTGGGGAATTTTTGGTGGGATGGATGAAGGAACAACAAGGCCCCGCGTAAGGCCGTGTGCAAACGATAGCGCAAGATACAGCTTCTGGCCTCTTCGTGGTGCAAAACCGCCTACCTTTGCGGCTGATTCTTGCCCGCATGACGTTTATTGCCTGCCCATTTGTTCCCGTACGACGTTGGCTGTTGGTGGGGCTGTGGGCCGTGGGCGGACAGGCCCTGGCGCCCGCCGCCGCCGCGCAGAATCCCGCCCGCGCCGATAGCACCGTGCTACTCGCACCGCAAACAGCTGCATCGGCGTCACCCGATTCGTTGGCGATGCGCCGGCGCCGCCTGCGCCTGCTAGTAGGCGGCTCGGCCGTGGGCTACGGCGTCATCTACACGGGCCTCACCACGGCCTGGTACACCGGCGAGCGGGTGCCGCTGCACTGGTTCAACGACCTGCCCGAGTGGCAGCAGCTCGATAAGTGCGGGCACTTTTGGGGCGCCTTTCAGGAAAGCCGCGGCGCCGTCGACATGCTGCGCTGGGCCGGCCTGAGCGAGAGAAAAGCCATTTGGTACGGCTCCTTTGTGGGGTTTGCCATCCAGAGCCCGCTGGAAATTCTGGACGGGCGCGACCCGGAGTACGGCGCGTCGGCCACCGATTTGGCCGCTAATTTCCTGGGCTCGGCGGGCCTGCTGGCCCAGCAGCTGGCCTGGCACGACATCCGCATCATGCCCAAATGGTCGTTTCACCTCACCGGCTACGCCCAGCGCCGCCCCAACGTGCTGGGCAGCAACGTGCCCGAGCGTTGGCTCAAAGACTACAACGGCCAGACGTATTGGCTCTGCACCGACGTAGGCGCTTTTTTGAAGCCCGGCAACCGCTGGCCGCGCTGGCTGCAGCCCGCCCTGGGCTACGGCGGCGAAGACATGGTGTATAACGACGACGCCACCAACGCCGCCGCCGGCCTGCGCCCCTACCGCCAGTTTTACTTGTCGCTCGACGTGGACCTGCGGCGCATCCCCACCCGAAGCGTGGTGCTCAAGCGGGTGTTTTACGCCCTGAGCATTTTCCACCTGCCGGCCCCGGCCCTGGAATACAACCCACGCAACGGTTTCGGCTTTCACGCGCTCTACTTATAGGCCCGAGCCGGCTAAAATCCGTTAGTAAAACCCGAGCGGCCCCCGTTGCCCGTACTTTTGACGAACTCACCTGCCCCGGGCGGCCGTTCTTCACACCGAAAAGCTGACCTCGGAGCGGGCAAATTAGAACTGTTATGAACGTAGGAGATAGAGTCCGGCTGCTGACCGGCACCGAAGAAGGAATCGTTACCCGCCTGCTCGACAGCGAGCTGGTGGAAGTGGCCATCGACAACGATTTTACCATTCCCGTGCTGCGGCGCGAAGTGGTGGTGGTGGCCCAGGAAGAAGGCAAGAATTTCGACCGCGCCGCCCCCGACCTGGGCCCCGGCCAAGTGCCCGGCCGCAACGCCAACGCCAGCAAAAAAGACAAAAGCAAGCGCCCCGGCCAGCCCGCGGCCGCATCCCGGCCAGTCCAGCCTTCGCTGCAGGAAGCCCTGGCCGCGGCGGCTTCAAGCGGCGCCGGCATCGCCAAGCCAGCCGGCATTGTGTCCGGCGCGACCGGCGCCAAGCAGCCAGCGGCCGCCAAAGGCTTATTTCTGGCCCTGGTGCACCAGTCGCCCGAGCTGCTGGCCGTCACGCTCATCAACAACACCGAGGCCGACGTGCTGTACACTTATGGCGAAGAAACCAGCGCCCGCCCCTACCGCGCCCTGGCCGCCGACAAACTGGGCCCCAAAGCCAGCAGCAAGCCCCTCTCCTTTCTGCATCTGAAGGATTTTGAAACCTGGCCGGCCGTGGTGTTTCAGCTGCTGCCCACCAGGCTCAACGGCGACGCTGCCTACGAGCTGCTCACCAAGCGCCAAGCCTTCAAAGCCAGCACTTTCTACAGCAGCCAGAAACCGGCGCCGGTAATTGGCAAGGAGGCCTACCTCTTCCAGCTCGACGAGAAAGCCGCCGCCTCCATCGCGCCCGAGCAGCTGGCTCAGGAGGCCCCGGCCCCGGCCCCGGCGCCCGCCCCCGCCACGCCGGCCGGCGTGGATGCCGCCGCGCTCAAAGCCCAGCTCAGTGGCGATGCACCGGCCAAGCCGGCAGCCGTGGTAGCGGCCGCTGCGCCCGCGCCTGCCGCGCCGGTCGTAGCCCCGCCCCATGAGTTCGACCTGCACCTCGAAGCCTTGCGACCCGACAACAAGGAAGAGCTGAGCAACACCGCCATTCTGCGCCTGCAGCTCGATGCGTTTGAAGACGCGCTGAGCCGCGCGCTGGCCACCAACATGCACGAAATCGTGTTCATCCACGGCATGGGCAACGGCGTGCTGCGCAAGGAAATCCACCGCCAGCTGAGCCGCAACAAGGACATCAAGTTCTTCGAAGACGCTCGCAAAGAGAAATTCGGCTTCGGTGCCACGCTGGTGCGCTTGAAGTAGCACTTCGGGCTTCTCGCCGGACAATAAGAACGTCATGCAGAGCGCCAGCGAAGCATCTCGCGCGCAAGAGTAGATAATTACTTCTGCACGCAAGATGCTTCGCTGGCGCTCTGCATGACGTTCTAATTTCTTTCAAATCCCTTTCCTACCATGTACGACCTCATTGGCGATATCCACGGCCACGCGGCCGAGCTGCATCGGCTGCTGAAAAAACTGGAATACGCTCCCGATGCGCAGGGCATTTATCGGCATGCGGCGGGACGCCAGGTCATTTTTTTGGGCGATTTCATTGACCGCGGGCCGGCCATCCGGGAGACCCTGCAGGTGGTGCGCGGCATGGTGGACGGCGGCGCGGCCCTGGCTGTGATGGGCAACCACGAATACAACGCCCTCGCGTTTTGGGAATTTGACCCCGGCGGAGGGCACCTGCGGCCCCACTGGCCCAACCACATTCTGCAGCACATGGAAACCATCAAGGAGTTCAGCAGCAAGGAGCGGTTTGCGGAGTGGCGCGAGTTTCTGGCGTGGTTTCGCACGCTGCCGCTGTTTCTGGAACTGCCGGGCCTGCGCGTGGTGCACGCCTGCTGGGATGTCCGCTACATTGCCTACCTGCGCGAGCAGCTGCCCGACGCGCGGCTGACGGAAGACTTTCTGCTGCGGGCCAGCCGCGTGGGCTCCGACGAGTTTGCGGCCATCGAAGTGACTCTGAAAGGCCACGAGACGCTATTGCCCAACGGCCACCATTTCTTCGACAAAGACGGCCACCGCCGCACCCGCGTGCGCACCGCGTGGTGGCGCGACCCGGCCGCCTCCACCTACCGCAGCTACTTCCTCGAAGCCATTGAGGCGCTGGCCGACCAGCCCGTGGACGTGGCCGCCCTGCCTAACTCCAGCTACTATCAGGACGAAACGCCGGTGTTTTTCGGCCATTACTGGCTCAGCGGCGAGCCCCAGCTGCTCACGCCGCATTCGGTCTGCCTCGACTACAGCGTGGCTAAGGGCGGCGAGCTGGTGGCCTACCGCTGGCACGGCGAGCAGGTGCTGACGCCCACCGGCCTGGTGCGGGCCTGAAATCGGCCATTTGGCGGGGATAAAAGCAACGGAGCCCGGCTTGTGGCGTTCTTTTGTGCTTTCGTCAACAGCCCCTGCTCCGCAACATGCGTTTCCTTTACCTGCTGCTCCTTTCTCTGCCGGCCCTGGCCCAGCCCACGCTCCCCGTGCCGCGCAACCTGCAGGCCACCTTCGCCAAAGGCACCCGCGCCGAAAGCGGCCAGCCCGGCCCCAACTACTGGCAAAACACTGCCGACTACGACCTCAACACCACCTTCGACCCCACTATGCGCCGCGTATCGGGCACCGTTGACATCAAATACCAAAACAACAGCCCCGATTCGCTGCGGCAGGTCTGGTTCAAGCTCTACCCCAACATCTACCAGAAAGGCGCACCTCGCAGTCGCATTTTCTCGGCGGCCGACGTGGGCGAGGGAATGAAAATCACCTCCCTCACCATCAACGGCGAGGTGTTCAACGTCGCGAAGCTGGCCATCGACGCTACCAATATGGCCGTGCCGCTGCGCCGGGCCATTGGCGCGCGGCAAACGGCCACGGTGAAGGCGACTTATTCTTACGTGCTCAACAAGGGCTCGCACCAGCGCACCGGCGAGGTGGAGCCGGGCGCCGACTTTGTGGCCTATTTCTTCCCGCGCATCGCCGTGTACGACGACATCGACGGCTGGAACCGCGTGCCCTACACCGGCGACCAGGAGTTTTACAACGACTTCTGCAATTTCAAAGCCGCCATCACGGTGCCCAAGAACTTCGTGGTGTGGGCCACCGGCGACCTGAAAAACGCCGACCAGGTACTCACCAAAAAGTACGCCCAGCGCCTGCGCGATGCGGAGCAGAAAGACGCCGTGGCCTTCGTTATCTCGGCCGAAGATGCCCAGCGCCGCGACATCACCGCCCAGAACCCGCAGAACACCTGGCGCTTCGAGGCCCGCAACGTGACGGACTTCGTGTTTGCTACCGCCGACCATTACGTGTGGCGCTCTACCAGCTTGGTGGTGGACCCCGCTACCAAGCGTCGCACCCGCGTTGATGCCGTGTATAACCCCAAGCACAAGGACTACGAGGAGGTCATCGACTTCAGTCGCAAAACGGTGGAGGCCATGAGCTACACCTTCCCGAAGTGGCCCTTCCCCTACGCGCACGAAACGGTGTTCGATGGTCTC
This DNA window, taken from Hymenobacter sp. 5317J-9, encodes the following:
- a CDS encoding SusC/RagA family TonB-linked outer membrane protein; this encodes MKHPYLAKLLFLLLFAAFGFPSTAQAQTGTISGRVTDGKNEGIPGATILVEGTSLGSSSNVDGTFSVQNVPAGPQTVVISFVGYNSVRRPVTVAAGQNAEVTASLAENTTQLSEAVVVGYGTQRRQDITGAVTTVDSRQFVQGQITNPEQLIQGKVAGVAITSSGGAPGAGNTIRIRGNSSLNANSDPLYVIDGVPVDKATISGTSNPLSLINPSDIETFTVLKDASATAIYGNRAAGGVILITTKRGLQGDKLRVELNSQVGVSTVAKRYETLSTDEFRRLIQANGSASQIASLGSANTDWQKEIFRTAATYDNTVSLIGNVAKVPFRVSYGNLYQEGIVITNSLKRNSGSVSLTPTLLDNHLRIDLNAKGSIVDNRFVDYGTVAGAALYDPTQPVRSTEARFARYGGYNQFTNSVGQPLGNAPGNPVAALQNSNNTSTAKRFIGNVQLDYKVHGIDGLRANLNLGMDASRGRGSNVIQPTDFGNYNTLTADPNLNGRYTQYSQDKDMKLLEAYLAYGKQLGGTKIDVQVGHAYQSFVDQGPNFLDYRFDRKTKVNKTDTLLLPAYYNKYVLLSYFGRATVNVQDKYLLTATLRNDNTSRFREGYRSGWFPALGLAWRVKNEAFLKDNTVISELKLRAGYGRTGQQDVGGAYDTQPRYVVTGSTTSYPLGGNPGVIVPTYSVQGYNATLTFEKTNTLNAGLDLGFFDNRFTATVDVYERKATDLLALVNFSAGSNFTNQLNKNIGSMTNRGIELGLNYDVLRGENLNWSVNLNGAYNVNKITALDQQPEGISPYKVGGIGVALATPFKSTLWDSLSTPSL
- a CDS encoding RagB/SusD family nutrient uptake outer membrane protein, which encodes MKKSLYRGLTALTLSTALAGLNTSCTKDLDQTPKYELTPDKVYVSLPAYKQVLAKLYGGFALTGPSGPGSGDIVGIDAGTSDYIRQYWSAQELTTDEAVIAWNDPGVQEWHRMNWDATDPLTRGLYNRMYYEIAICNEFIREASDDNLSSRLGSGDQGEAKRYRAEARFLRAVAYLHVIDLFGNGPFVTEKDAIGGPLPSYATRQQLYSYVESELQALTTELAPARTNEYGRVDQAAAYGMLARLYLNAGVYTGTPQYAKAAEAAKKVVDSGFSLSTTASGRVSSAYGRLFLADNNLAPAKDEIIWPVIFDVNSVQSYGGTTFLVNGATSGADATWQRLVGQSTGWGGLRTTSALVDKFFLAGGDTAKDRRGRFYTTGQTLAINDLSQFTQGLGVLKFRNINSAGAPQGASLNFSSVDFPMLRLADMMLIYAEAATRGNADRSIALGYVNQLRRRAFGLPIATPSAVADITDAQMTSAFILDERARELHWEGTRRSDLIRYNQFVEGTYLWPWKGGVANGQSVNAKYNLFPLPASDLAANPNLKQNTGY
- a CDS encoding SusE domain-containing protein — its product is MKNWLTQAAVGLFAVAALASCSKDENKVTVAPSATSTLTASANSAVLTQANAAQTAITFNWTPVTFALSGTDYKKAPAVTYELQVAKSADGFGYPGIISVTGTGTSKAVTVQDLNTALTFLNVTPGVATPVFVRLAAGVGTDRHSFVSNAVPLTVTGYKVCLPPNSDVWSIIGPAGVDWNTDVPLVYNCDTKTYDLTRNLNAGEFKFRKNSDWGVNYGGNSPTGGALVANGSNIAVATPGLYTIKFNLATLTYTVTR
- a CDS encoding N-acetylglucosamine kinase, with protein sequence MILIADGGSTKCSWCQLDDAHNRVYFNTEGYNPDFIDTAGIVASLNQHLPDTLPRDQVRDVYFYGAGVSSAQKAEVIAGALRQLFPNTKAHVTEDLLAAARALLGRKPGFAAILGTGTNSCLYDGEKITYNVDSLGYFLGDEGSGSFFGKRLLRDYLRGLLPDGLQEALKEEYKLGTRNEILDRLYNQPLPNRYLASFAKFAYDHNNVSYCRDIVLEGFETFFQNLVLHYPRYQEYSFNCVGSVGYNFRDVLTQVAKNHGMEVGKIIRSPIDDLVAYHEEDL